From Ipomoea triloba cultivar NCNSP0323 chromosome 5, ASM357664v1, the proteins below share one genomic window:
- the LOC116020889 gene encoding 5'-adenylylsulfate reductase-like 4 produces the protein MEGFRNLGAGFALLTIIGRLTFAQDLMPSPAAVCPLRNSVEHSILGLPDFTCPVDEIKPSYSPAVIEGDEMSLQRALYMIHRRSHNYVVFLFYASWCPFSITFRPIFSVLSSLFPSIPHFAIEESAIKPSTLSKYGVHGLPTLFILNSTMRVQYHGPRTLDSLITFYNGVTGVKTSTEDGISLDKIGCSTSHDGYSGSEQESCPFSWARSPENLLRQETYLMLATVFVLMRLLYALFPYIRRFAQFAYRSYNMRISSLWEHPLLYMHRGLQLFNSLKEPCKRSNLQEGAMNAKVWASKSLASVSFGEASSSRVGPVSSTH, from the exons ATGGAGGGTTTCAGGAATCTGGGAGCTGGATTTGCTCTGTTGACCATAATCGGGAGGCTAACTTTCGCTCAGGACCTCATGCCTTCGCCTGCCGCTGTCTGTCCCTTGCGGAATTCGGTTGAACACTCGATCTTGGGCCTCCCAGATTTCACATGTCCAGTGGATGAGATCAAACCTTCATATTCCCCAGCTGTAATTGAG GGAGATGAGATGTCATTGCAGAGGGCACTTTATATGATTCACCGAAGATCACATAACTATGTTGTTTTCCTCTTCTATGCCTCATGGTGTCCATTCTCCATAACTTTTAGACCAATCTTTTCTGTGCTGTCTTCCTTGTTCCCCTCAATTCCCCACTttgcaattgaagaatcagCTATTAAGCCTAG TACTCTCTCAAAGTATGGAGTTCATGGGCTCCCTACTTTGTTCATTCTGAATTCTACAATGCGTGTTCAATATCATGGCCCCAGGACCCTTGATTCTCTAATCACTTTCTATAATGGAGTTACTG GTGTTAAGACATCAACAGAGGATGGCATATCTCTAGACAAGATTGGATGTTCTACAAGCCACGATGGGTATAGTGGTAGTGAACAGGAAAGTTGCCCATTCTCCTGGGCGAGGTCTCCTGAGAACTTACTTCGGCAGGAGACATACTTGATGTTGGCAACTGTATTTGTTCTTATGAGATTGCTCTATGCTCTTTTCCCATATATTCGTAGGTTTGCTCAATTTGCTTATAGGAGCTACAATATGAGGATAAGTAGCTTGTGGGAGCATCCTCTGCTCTACATGCATCGGGGATTACAATTATTTAATTCTCTGAAGGAACCATGCAAGAGAAGCAATTTGCAGGAAGGAGCTATGAATGCCAAGGTATGGGCCTCCAAGTCTTTAGCTTCTGTTTCATTTGGTGAGGCAAGCTCAAGCCGGGTGGGGCCAGTAAGTTCAACTCATTGA
- the LOC116020848 gene encoding DEAD-box ATP-dependent RNA helicase 32, which yields MRKPKVKSRKAKIQRRESEVNEIKLLEEWIESGKPDCGINPLSVEPLPDKAPVGRLADGSFSRYTGCTRFSQLPLSKKTQDGLALSKYKTMTDIQRASLPHALCGRDILGAAKTGSGKTLAFIIPVLEKLYKARWGPEDGVGCIIMSPTRELADQLFEVLKSVGKYHGFSACVLIGGRKDIDSEKEHVNGMNILICTPGRLLQHMDETPNFDCSQLQVLVLDEADRILDVGFKTQLNAIISQLPKHRQTLLFSATQTKSVKDLARLSLKDPEYLSVHEESTTATPSGLMQTAIIVPLHQKLDMLWSFIKKHLNKKILVFLSSCKQVKFVYEAFRKLRPGVPLKCLHGRMKLEKRIGIYSQFREEKRSVLFSTDVASRGLDFNKAVDWVVQVDCPEDCATYIHRVGRTARYLSGGKSLLFVMPSEMKMLEKLREKKIPLQVTKAKAEFLQSVSGLMAALLVKYHDLQPLARRAFATYLKSIYKHKDKEIFDVTKLPVEEFSASLGLPMTPKIRFLKQKIKGKTVSEALSVMPENITNENLLELPIKNPNPEKSEEEVEDEDDILLSKDTQNAGEAKTAEAVDALPASRVLKKKKLKINVHRPLGTRVVFDEEGNTLPPLAKLAETKVSADSVHLDKNKVNERYAKMRQELKLMDKEDKALDRQRLKEKRIKEKIKWKRGRDEEEGEEEDEDDLLGSDANVGRERAKKQKIYFDSDGERDDDSFKTSIKADSVSVAEQEELALKLLSSMHS from the exons ATGAGAAAACCCAAAGTCAAATCCCGGAAAGCAAAAATCCAGCGACGTGAATCGGAGGTTAATGAAATCAAGCTCCTTGAAGAATGGATCGAATCAGGAAAACCCGATTGTGGCATAAACCCGCTTTCAGTCGAACCATTACCGGATAAAGCTCCAGTAGGTCGATTAGCCGATGGCTCATTCTCAAGGTACACTGGCTGCACTAGATTCAGTCAGCTGCCACTGTCAAAGAAGACCCAGGATGGGTTAGCTCTATCTAAGTATAAGACAATGACGGATATTCAGAGGGCTTCACTGCCTCATGCTCTTTGTGGGCGTGACATTCTTGGGGCAGCCAAAACTGGGTCTGGAAAGACTCTAGCGTTTATAATTCCG GTACTAGAGAAGTTGTACAAAGCTAGATGGGGTCCAGAAGATGGAGTTGGATGTATCATAATGTCTCCCACAAGGGAATTAGCTGATCAACTTTTTGAAGTACTGAAATCTGTTGGAAAGTATCATGGCTTTAGTGCTTGTGTTCTGATTGGTGGACGAAAAGACATTGATTCAGAGAAAGAACATGTAAATGGGATGAACATCTTGATTTGTACTCCAGGTCGGCTTCTTCAGCATATGGATGAGACACCAAATTTTGACTGCTCGCAGCTTCAG GTATTGGTTCTTGATGAGGCTGATCGTATTCTTGATGTGGGATTTAAGACACAATTAAATGCAATAATTTCACAGTTGCCTAAGCACAGACAAACCCTATTATTCTCTGCAACCCAAACGAAGTCTGTTAAAGATCTTGCTAGGCTCAGTCTGAAAGACCCAGAGTACCTCAGTGTGCACGAGGAGTCCACTACTGCAACTCCTAGTGGTTTGATGCAGACAGCGATTATTGTTCCTCTTCATCAAAAATTGGATATGCTATGGAGCTTTATAAAGAAGCATCTTAATAAAAAGATATTGGTGTTCCTTTCTAGTTGCAAGCAG gtaaagtttgttTATGAGGCATTTAGGAAGCTCCGTCCTGGAGTTCCCCTCAAATGTCTTCATGGAAGAATGAAACTGGAGAAACGGATAGGAATATACTCCCAGTTTCGTGAGGAAAAAAGATCTGTTCTTTTCTCCACAGATGTTGCTTCGCGTGGCCTTGATTTCAACAAGGCAGTTGATTGGGTTGTCCAG GTGGACTGCCCTGAGGATTGTGCTACTTACATACATAGAGTTGGCCGTACTGCTCGCTACCTTTCTGGTGGGAAATCACTGTTGTTTGTTATGCCTTCTGAAATGAAAATGCTTGAAAAATTGAGAGAGAAAAAGATTCCCCTTCAAGTTACCAag GCGAAGGCAGAGTTTCTCCAATCTGTCTCTGGATTAATGGCTGCTTTGCTGGTCAAGTATCATGATCTACAACCTCTTGCTCGAAGAGCATTTGCAACATATTTGAAGTCTATTTATAAACATAAGGATAAAGAAATTTTTGATGTCACAAAACTTCCTGTCGAGGAATTTTCTGCTTCTTTGGGTCTTCCAATGACCCCCAAAATCAGATTTCTAAAACAGAAAATAAAGGGTAAGACTGTGTCTGAAGCCTTATCTGTCATGCCAGAGAATATTACCAATGAGAATTTGTTGGAACTTCCAATTAAGAACCCAAATCCTGAAAAATCTGAGGAGGAAGTAGAAGATGAGGATGATATTCTTCTTTCAAAAGACACGCAGAATGCAGGTGAAGCTAAAACTGCTGAGGCTGTAGATGCTTT GCCCGCATCTAGagttttgaagaaaaagaagcTAAAGATCAATGTCCATAGACCATTAGGGACAAGGGTTGTATTTGATGAGGAAGGCAACACATTACCTCCATTAGCAAAGTTAGCAGAGACAAAGGTTTCTGCTGACTCGGTTCATCTTGACAAAAACAAAG TGAATGAAAGATATGCCAAGATGAGACAAGAGTTGAAGCTGATGGACAAAGAAGACAAAGCTTTGGACCGTCAACGCCTCAAAGAAAAACGAATCAAGGAGAAGATAAAGTGGAAGAGAGGGCGAGATGAGGAGGAAGGGGAAGAGGAAGACGAGGATGATCTCTTGGGATCTGATGCCAATGTTGGTAGAGAGAGAGCCAAAAAGCAAAAGATTTACTTTGATAGCGACGGGGAGAGGGACGATGACAGCTTTAAGACGAGCATAAAGGCAGATTCTGTTTCTGTGGCAGAGCAGGAGGAACTGGCTCTCAAGCTGTTGAGTTCCATGCACTCATAG